In a single window of the Bactrocera dorsalis isolate Fly_Bdor chromosome 2, ASM2337382v1, whole genome shotgun sequence genome:
- the LOC125776592 gene encoding NPC intracellular cholesterol transporter 2-like: MFRLTAACLALFLASVSATNVRQCTNGRPFPLSVEIEGCATMPCNVVKGSTAVMKVNFVGTRDNIKSINGVVHATALGLTVPYPLPDDVADVCRNLLYGASCPIDESEDVVYNFNFYIDPSYPEVSVKVELDLVDEDKQSVACFVTDIKVQKS; the protein is encoded by the exons ATGTTTCGTTTAACTGCTGCGTGCTTGGCGCTTTTCTTAGCCTCGGTTTCGGCCACGAATGTGAGACAAT GCACAAATGGTAGACCTTTCCCTTTGAGCGTTGAAATCGAGGGATGTGCGACCATGCCCTGCAATGTGGTAAAGGGCAGTACAGCGGTCATGAAAGTCAACTTCGTGGGCA CACGCGATAATATCAAATCCATCAATGGTGTGGTCCATGCTACCGCTTTGGGGCTAACAGTGCCCTATCCATTGCCCGACGATGTTGCCGATGTCTGTCGCAATTTGTTGTATGGTGCCTCATGCCCCATCGATGAGTCCGAGGATGTTGTATACAACTTCAATTTCTACATTGATCCCTCTTACCCAGAAGTCAGTGTGAAAGTCGAATTGGATTTGGTTGATGAAGACAAGCAATCCGTGGCCTGTTTCGTTACCGATATTAAGGTACAAAAATCTTAA